TCCCGCGGTGGAGTGGATGGCGTTCTTGGTGACTTGGGCTACCTGGTCCAGGTCGGCATCATAGCTGACTTGGAAGCGGATGCGGACGCGGACAGGTTTGTCCAGGTAGGAGAAGTTGGTGATGACTGAATTGGCCAGAATAGAGTTGGGGTAATCGACGATCACTCCATCAGTGTTCTTGATTTGAGTGCGGCGTAGTCCGATCTCGACCACGTCACCCCAGCCACCCCAGTGTTTGCCGGGCCGTTCGATCTTGATGCGGTCACCTATCCGTATGGGTCTGTCGGCGATGAGGAAGACGCCGGAAAGGATATCGGCGAGTGTTTCCTTGGCCGCGAGGCCTATGGCGATGCCTGCGATGCCTGCGCTGGCGAGGAAGGGGGTGATCTCTACTCCGTGGTTCTTGAGAACCATGATAAAGAGGACGAAGAGGAGGATCAGGACGTAGAAGCGCTTGATGAAGTAGACCAAGCGGTCGTCCAGGTCGTTTGAGGTAGCAGCGGCTACCTTTTCAAGTCCGCGGATTAGAAATACGCGGATCAGAATGTGCACAAAAATTCCGGCGACGAGAATGACGCCGGAACGATACCAAACATTAAGGTTTTCCCACCATTCCATGGTAGGAGACATTAATTAGGCGGCGCCCATCAGGTCGAGCACTTTGTAGATGTAGAGTGCTGCGGTGCCGATTAGGGCGATGATGAAGAGCTTGATGAGGAACTCGATTGTCTTACGTGCCATCATAGTGCTGGAAGATTCTTGAATTTAGAGAGTGAGATCAAGTCGTAAAAAAAGCCCCGCTCAGAAGAACGGGGCTTTTTCAAAAGGTCAATTAAGCACCCACGCTGAAACGAGCGTAGCGCTTGATTTCAAGGGTGTCGCCGAGCTCCTTGCCCTTAGCTTCGAGAAGCTTGGAGATAGAAGTGTCAGGATCCTTAACGAATGCTTGCTCAACGAGGCACTGCTCGCTGTAGAACTTGTTGATCTTACCAACAAGGATCTTGTCGATGATGTTGGCAGGCTTGCCTTCAGCTTCGAGCTGCTTGCGGTTGATTTCGTTCTCTTCTTCAACGACGGAAGCGTCGATGTCATCACGAGTGAGGCCAGCTGGGTTAGCAGCAGCAACGTGGAGTGTGATGTCCTTGAGAAGAGTCTGGAATGTGTCAGCGGAAGTGGTTTCTGCCTTCTCGCAGGAAACTTCGATGAGAACGCCAACTTTGCCACCCATGTGGATGTAAGAAGCAACAGAACCGGTGCCTGCTGTTTCAAAGCGAGTCACGCGCTTAACAGCGATCACTTCACCGAGTTCGATGAACTTGGCCTTGAGAGTGTCTTCAACAGTGCCTTCACCGGAGGTGAGAGCGAGTGCTGCTTCAGCGGAGTCAGCTGCACCTTCAGCGATGATGCCTGTAACTTCTTCAACGAAGTTGGTGAAGTTTTCGTTCTTAGCAACGAAGTCAGTCTCGCAGTTTACTTCAACGAGAACACCAGCGGAGCTGTCAGTGTTAACGGAAGCGGCGATGATGCCTTCGGAAGTTTCACGGTCGGAGCGCTTGCCAGCCTTCACGATGCCTTTTTCGCGGAGGAGCTTTACTGCTGCGTCGAGGTCGCCGTTGGTCTCAGTGAGAGCCTTCTTGCACTCCATCATACCAGCGTTGGTCTTGTCGCGGAGTTCTTTAACTGCGGATGCTGTAATAGCCATGATCTTAGTAATACTTAATTAGTTCGAGATAGGGCGGAAAATATCGGACTTGGCCGAAAATCTCTGCAGCCGAAGGGGCTGCAGAGCAAATGGTTTCCGGTGACGTATTAGCCTTTTGCACCTACGACGATGGAGTCGACGAGGTTCTGAAGGAGGATACGGATGGAGCGGATCGCGTCGTCGTTACCTGGGATTGGGTAGTCGACCTTGGATGGGTCAGCGTTGGAGTCAACGATAGCAACTACTGGGATGTTCAGGCGGCGAGCTTCTGCAACAGCGATGGTCTCGCGTGCGGAGTCAACGATGACGATAGCGTCTGGGAGCTTCTCCATGTCGCGGATACCGCAGAGGTTGCGGAAGAGCTTTTCACGCTCACGGGAAAGAGCGGCGAGCTCCTTCTTGGACATGGCCTTGAATTCCGGCTGCTTTTCGATGTCCTCAAGGTACTTGAGGCGCTCAACAGAGCGGCGGATGGTAGCAAGGTTGGTGAGAGTACCACCAAGCCAGCGGTGGTTCACAAAGAACTGACCGGAAGCTTCAGCTGCTTCTTTAACAGCATCCTGAGCCTGGCGCTTGCAGCCAACGAAGAGAATTTTCTTACCTTTACCGGCGATGTCGGTGAGGAAGTCGGAAGCCTTGTCGAGGCAACGTACTGTTTCCTCAAGGTTGATGATGTAGATGCCGCCTTTGTCCTTCATGAGGTAAGGCTTCATCTTTGGATTCCATTTGCGGGTCTGGTGTCCGTAATGGACGCCAGCGTCTACCATTTCTTGAATGAGTTCGTTAATCATTGTAATTGAGTGTCTTTCCTTGAATCAGGGAAGCGCAGGTTGTTGGGAAACCCGCCGCGTGGGAATTTAGAATCGTCTGATTTCCCGGTTGTTATGCGACGGCGAGAGACGAAGCGGGCGCGTGATACATTGATCTTGCAGGCTTGGCAAGGATTAGTTGCGGGATTTCTCCTGCTTCCCCGCGTTGGAATTACTTTGTGGATCTGGCTGACTGTCTGAGGCTTGCTAGCAAGGGGATTGTTAGTTGTTGTGTGCAAGGCGGGGTAAGGGCTGGCAAGTCTGCTGGAGCTGAAAGTCAAGGCGGGGAGATTATTTTGGTGAATAAGGGTAAAATGCAGGAGAATACACGATCTTGGGTTGTACATGCAGGCTTGAGGGGCTAGCACAGGTCTTGTGGAGCATGTTTGGACCGTTCTTCAGGCCGCGTTTCCGGTGTATTGCATCATCGGCTTAGGCATCTTGCTCAGGAAACTGAAGGTATTGACGGAGGAGATGGACAAGGGGCTCATGCTGCTGGTGGTGCACTTGCTGCTGCCGAGTTTGATCTTGGTCAATATCGTAGGGAATGAGGCTTTGATGGATGTGGGCTTGGTCGCCTGGGCAGCAGGTCTCGGCTTCGTCTTTGTGGCAGGAGGATTTCTTGTGGGCTACTTGTCTGGTGGGTTATTGGGCCTTAAAAAGGGGGGAGGCAAGCGCACCTTCGCTGTGTCCACTGGAATTCAGAACTACGGCTACATGGCTATTCCATTGATGGCAGCTTTGTTTCCGGGTGGGAATGGTCTTGGGGTCCTGCTGACTCACAATGTGGGGGTGGAGCTGGCTCTCTGGACGGTAGGGATTGCCATGTTGACGGGGGAGCTGAAGCCCAGTTTGAAAATGTTTTTGAAGGGGCCCATTGTGGCGGTGGTCGTTGCCTTGTCTGTGAACTGGCTCGGGGTGTCTGGCTCGATTCCTGGCTCAGTGACCAATGTGTTTACGATGTTGGGGAACTGTGCCGTGCCGATTGCTTTGCTGACGGTGGGTACCACGATTTACGATCTCATGCAGAAGGCTAGTTTTGACTGGCGGGTCAGTCTGGGTGGTACGGTCGTGCGGCTCTTCGTCATCCCGGCTATGATGATAGGCGCCGTGGCGATGCTTCCTGTCACGCTGGAGCTGAAGCAGGTCATCATTGTGCAGGCGGCTATGCCGGCGGCAGTCTTTCCGATCATTCTAGCCCGTCACTATGGCGGGCGTCCGGATGTGGCCGTGCAGGTCTCTGTGGCGACCAATGTGCTTTGCGTGATCACCATGCCGCTGGTGGTGGCGGCGGGGATCCACTTTGTGCTCTGATTCTTTGAGTGATGCAGGGATGTATGCTTGCAATTTGAGGGAAGCTGAGGAAGAGTCCGCCAACAAGTTATGGCAATCGAAGCGATCAAGAAAGTAACAGGCAGGGCAGTACCCGTCCCGGGTGCTGATGTGGATACAGACAGGATCATTCCTGCTCGTTTCCTTAAGTGCGTGACCTTTGATGATCTCGCAGAGGGAATGTTCTACGACGAACGATTCGATGCCGACGGCAACAGTAAAGGACATCCGATTGATGCACCCGAGTATCAAGGTGCTTCCATCATGGTGGTCGGGCCGAACTTCGGCTGTGGTTCTTCCCGTGAGCATGCTCCGCAGTCCATCCGCCGTGCCGGATTTAATGCCATCGTCGGTGTCAGCTTTGCTGAAATCTTCTTTGGTAACTCCACTAACCTCGGCATGCCTTGCGTAGGTCTCAGCCCTGAGGACAACGAGAAGCTGATGGAGCTGGTGAAGGCCAATCCTGAGGCTGAGCTGAGCCTGGACATGGAGAAGATGGAGGTCAGCTTTGCTGGTCAGGTCTTCAAGGCCGGCATGGATGAAGGTGCCCGCGAGGCCCTGGTCAGCGGCAAGTGGGATGTGATCCAGGAGCTGGTGGACCGCAATGCCTCCATCGAGTCTACTGCCGAGGCGCTTCCTTACGTCTAGGCGGCAGCCTAAGAAAATTTTCTAATCCGACGTTAGGACCCTGATGGGTGTCTTGCGTCGGATTTTTAGTTTAGAGAGGTTGCCATGGAATGCGTTTGTGCTGGTGACCTGCTACTGGTTGTTGGCGTTTGGGCTTTCGGTGCTTGAGCTGAGTGCTGAGAATTGGAAGGCGTGGTGGAATCCGGAGTTATTTAGAGAGTCCGCATGGCGTGAGGGTGAGAGTATCTATGGCGGGTGGGCCATGAGGTGTTGTCACAAGTGGGTAGAGTCTGAAGGAGATTTTGCCGCTGTATTCGCCATGTTAATGGTGATCACCTCTTTTATTAAAGGGGTGAAAGTATCTGTGTTGGGGTGGATTATTAAAAAATTGCTGAAAAAGCTTCAGGCTAGATGGAGTTGTTTCTGGAGAGGGCCGCCGGAAGAGCGGAAGGAATTTCTTCGGAGTTTTGAGTGGCTGCCATCGAGCCTGCTAATAGGTGTGAGCATCTACTGGGGTTTGGCGTTCCTCTCTGTTTTTAATGGCGGACGAAAGTGGCTTGACTGGGCAATGTTCAAGGATCCGGGAGAGCTTTTGAGCAGAGGCGTGTTTGATATATACAGCTATGTGAATGTCGGGAAACGAGCTGAGTTCATGGAAAGTGATACTTCCTATCTGGTACTACTGCTGTGTCTCTCTTGGTTGCTCGGGTGTGTAGCTTACTTTTTAGGTTTGCGTGCAGTAGAGGTGTTGAAGGCTAAGAAAGGCTAATTTTCCTTTTGTGATTTGGGATTCGGGGCTAGTTAGTAAGTGTGCCTGACAGAGAGCCATTGATCCGGGTTGAGAATGTCCACCAGAGGTTTGGTGATAACCACGTGCTGCGTGGTGTGACCATGGATGTCTATGAGGGAGAGACCTTACTGTTGTTGGGAGGTTCTGGTGGAGGGAAGAGTGTGCTGATGAAGCATTTCCTTGGGCTATTGAGCCCGTTGGAGGGAAAAGTGTGGGTCAAAGGGACGGATATTTCCCGGATGAGCGAGCGTCAGCTGGGCCCGGTGCGCAAGATGATGGGGATGATGTTTCAGAATGGGGCGCTCTTTGATTCCATGACAGTGGGGCAGAATATCGCCTTTCCTTTGCTGGAGTCTGGTCTGAAAGACGAGAAGGAGATCGAACGCTTGGTGACTGAGTCTCTGGAGATTGTCAGGCTGCCAGGTCAGGAGGACAAGATGCCGGCTGATCTGTCTGGTGGAATGCGCAAGCGCGTGGCTCTTGCCAGGGCGATCGTGGATAAGCCGGCGTGCGTGCTCTACGACGAGCCTCATGCTGGACTGGATCCTATCACGGCGGATTCTATCGATCACTTGGTGAAGTGCCTCCAGCGTGATCATGGGATGACCAATGTCATTGTCACCCACGAAATGCGCAGTGTGTTCCGCATTGCAGACCGGATCGTCTTTCTGAAGACCGGGCAAATCTACTGGGAGGGGACTCCTGAGGAACTGCAGGCTTCTGAAGATCCTGAATTGAAGAATTTCGTTGAAGGGGATTCGGGTGGTGAGTGGTGAAGGGTACTGATATGGAGTTGGTTGTAGGTGTTTTGCTGTCTCCGCTTTCTAATCGCCTTGCATAAACGGGTTGCTTGATTAGCTTGCTAGAGATGAAACGCACTTTGATACTTTTTTCAACTCTAGTAGCAGGACTACAAGCCGACGAGTACAAGTCGGCTTTGCCTGAAAATGTTGACCGTCCGTGGGCATCAGCGGACATGTGGACCAACCCCATGGAAGACTGGCGTCTGAAGGATGGCCGGGTTTTTAATACGCATTCCGGGGGAGATCGCAGCGTGGCTTTGCTGGGCGTGGAGGTAAAGGCTGGTAAGGATTTTAATGCCAGTGTGAAGGTCAGCCAAGTCAGTGAAAAGATAGAAGGTTTTGGAGTAGTTGGCCTCCAGTTGGGCCGCCGAGGAAATTTCAATGATTACCGCGATACGGCAGTCTATGGCAAAGGCTTTGATATCGGTGTGACTGCGGACGGTAGTTTGTTCATTGGGAAAAAGTTTACCGAGACGAAAAAGGTCAATGGAGCACTGAAAGATACGACACTGGCAATCGATGCCAAGGCGGATGGTGAATTCTATCAGCTGACTCTCGTGGTTAAGGATGCGAAAGGTGAAACTCTCACTAGCGCGAGCCGTCGTGTTCACGGTAGCTGGTTGGAAGGTGGAGCCGCGTTGATCGCCCACGGTGAGAAGCTGCTCGAGCGTCCAGCAGAGCAGGCAGCTCCTAAGGCCATCGCTAAGAATAGTCAGAAGCGCGGCGGGGAATTCCGTTTCGCGTTCAGTGACGTCCAGATCTCCGGGGACTCAGTGAAGGTTCACAAGGATAGAACTTTTGGTCCGGTCATGTGGACTCAGCAGACATTGACCGAAGAGGGGAATTTGAGGTTGGTTGCTCTGATGGCTCCTGTGGGCAATGGTCCGCGCAAGGTCGAGCTACACGTGGATGGCAAGAAAGTGGCGGAAGATGAGATTGATCCCAAATCCCGTACTGTCCGCTTTGATACCAAGGTAGACACGAGCAAAGACCATCAATATCAGGTAGTCTACCAGCAGGCCAATGGTGAAGAAGCTCGCTACGATGGGCACGTTCGCAAGATTCCGCTCAAAGGAACAGTCAAGCTGGCCGCGCTCTCCTGTAACGACTCCACTGGATTCCCTCACAATTTGTTAGTGGATAACGTGACGGCACAAAAGCCGGATGCGATCACTTTCCTGGGTGACCAGATCTATGAGCCGATTGGAGGATATGGTCTCGTCGGAGCCCGTGGTGATGACCGCGCGGTTTTGAGCTACCTGCGTAAGTACTACATGCACGGCTGGAGCTGGGGCGGTCTCTTGAAGGATATCCCTTCGGTCACTATCCCGGATGATCATGATGTATTTCATGGAAATATCTGGGGTGACGGGGCTCGCTTGGCCGATATCAAGAAGTATGGTTTCTATGGCTGCCAAGACTTTGGTGGCTATAAGATGGATGCTGAGTTTGTGAACGTCGTGCATCGGACTCAGACAGGAAACCTGCCTGATGGGCCTAAAGTGAAGTCTAACGAGTCTGGTATCACCGACTACTTTACCTCCTTTGTGTATGCGGGCATTGATTTCGCGGTGATTGCAGACCGCCAATACAAGTCACCACCGCGCGTACTGCTGCCAGAGGCTAAGATCCGTAACGGCTGGCCTCAGAGTGATACTTGGAACCCGAAGACAGATGGCATGAATGTAGAAAATGCCCGTTTGCTCGGTGAGAAGCAGATGACTTTCCTTAAAGGCTGGTCGGAAACACGTCCGGAGAATGCTCAGTTTAGAGCGGTGCTCTCGGCTTCCCCATGGACCTGTACCTCTACACTGCCACCGGACATCAAGGATGATGCCAAAGTAATCTTTGGCGGTGCTCCGAAACCAGGTGAATATCCTGAGGGCGAGGTGCCAAGAGGTGACTATGACTCGAATGGCTGGCCTCAAAACCGCCGTAACGATGCCCTGCGTCTGATGGCAAAGGCAGGTGCGATCCATGTGAATGGTGACCAGCATCTGGGTACTACAGGCCAATACGGCATTGATGAGTTCCGTGATGGTCCTTTCTGGATTTCAACTCCAGCGACGGCGAACCTTTGGCCGCGCCGCTGGTTCCCTAACGATAAAGGCGGGAACTGGAAGGAAGGGATGCCTCGCTATACCGGTGACTACATTGATGGCTTTGGTAACAAGATTACCATGCATGCCGTAAACAACATGGTGGATACTGAGCGCGAGCCCGCGCGTTTGTATGATCGTGCTCCAGGTTATGCGGTGATTAGCTTTGACCGTGATAAGGATCAAGTGAGCCTGGAAGCCTGGCACTACTGGGCTGGCCCTCAGCAGGCGGCTCCTGATAACAAGCCTTGCCCGGACTGGCCAGTGATCATCGATAACAAGACCAATAAGCGGGTGAACTAAGGATTTTTACCCACAATATCTCGGTGTTAGGCCGTGCAAACATTTATCCAAGCCCGATTTGGTGGGACGCGCTCCGCCAAATCGGGCTTGCAAGTATTTGGAATCAGCCGATGATGGGCGTATGGGTCTGAAAGAAAAGCGCTCGGAAACGCTTGTCGGATTATTCGTGCTAGTCGGCTTGCTCGCTTTGGGTGGGCTGATTTTGCAGTTCGGCAAATTCAGTGACAAATTCAAGGGGGAGTACACGCTCTTTGTGGAATTCAAAGATGCGTCAGGTCTGATCGAGGGAAGTGAAGTGCGCATGGGCGGAGCCCGGGTGGGTAAGGTGATCAACAAGCCACGTCTGACAGATGATTTGACTGTCATGGTCGAGCTCAGTGTGGATGAGAGGGTCAAACTGTACAAAGGGTCTGAGTTTCTGATCCAATCTGTTACTTTGTTAGGGGACAAGATGGTTGTGGTTGTGCCTCCGGAAATTAAGAGTGAGCAATACTATGCAGATGGAGACTTCATTATGGGTGGTGGTGCCGGTGGTCTGGATGCCCTGCAGTCCGATGCTGAGTCTGTGGCGCGTGACGCACGCGGACTGATGAAGGATGCGCGTACTAGTCTCCTGAAGGTAGATGCTGCTCTGGATGACATCCGTGCTGTTGCAGGCCGTTTGAGTGAAACGCTGGAGAAGGTGAATTCTGAAATTCTGGACGACCAGAACACCAACAACCTGAGAGAGACCTTTGCCAATCTGGAGCAGACTTCTGCAAAGTTTAAAAATGCCAGTGAGCAATTGGATCCAGTTATGCAGGATCTGCGGGGGGCTATCACTTCCGTGAAGAATGCGGCGGATTCTGCGGACAAGACCTTTGCCTCTGCCAACGAGCAAATCAAGAAGCTGGAGCCAGCACTTGCCGAGGTGCCCGTTGCCGTGAGTAGCCTTAGTGATACCGCGAAGAAGGCTGGGGCTTTCCTCGATCAGGCTAGTTCCACGGTGGGCAAGCTTGAGGAGGGTGACGGACTATTGGGGGCGATCACCACGGATGAGGAAGTGGGGACAGATGCCAAGACCTTCATCAAGAACCTCAAGCGCTACGGTATTCTCGGCTACAAGGATGACGAAACCAAAGACGATAGCGACGCTCGCAAGAGTCGCTATCGTGGGCCTCGCCGTTAATTGCGCCGAATGAATCAGGCTTGAGTGAGCTCGCCGGCCGAGAGGGAGAACTGGTACAGTTTTTTCCCGGCCATGTTGATCCAAGTAAACTCTGCTTGTTTCTGGTCTGCCTTGACAGTCATGAAGACATTGGGAGCTGGCTTGCTCCAAACTTTGGCTGGATGAGGGACATCCAGTGATTTGATCACACTGCTATGCATAGGGGAAACCACGCATTCATGCAGCGGGTAGCCCAGGCGATCCTTACCGTAGTCGTGATGGCGACTGACGTGGATGTCGCCCGAAATCAGCACGACGCCGGCTATTTTCTCCTTCTTGATGAATTGGAAGATTGCCTCGCGTTCTGCTGAGTAAGTTTCCCAGTGATCTTTTTCTTTGTTCCCTTTGGGGTACCACACCATGCCGGTGCAGAGAAGTTTGAAGGGGGCGTCGGAGGCTTTGAGTGATTGTTGTAGCCATTCCCACTGCTTCTTGCCGATACAGGTCTTTTGCTTTGGGTCGGCCCAAGAAGGTTCAGTCTGAGAGAACCAGCGGTCATCGATCAGCCAGACTTCCAGCGGTCCTCTACGGAAGCTGGTATAGATGCCCGCGTTGTTCTCGCCGTAGTTGGCGAGTGCATTGTACTCGATGAATGCCTTGCGGATGTTTTCTTTTTTCGGCATCAGGCCGTCTGAGTCATTCTTGCCGAAGTCGTGATCGTCCCAGGTATTCCAGAAGGGGATTTCCCGAGCCAGGGATTTGAGAGCGGGGAGCGTGGTCCAGAAGTCTCGCCGGCGCTGGCGGTTTTTTTCCAGCTTGTTGCTGTCGATGTAGGGTGAATCACCCAGTAGACAGAAGCCTTCAATCTTCTGAGCCTTGGCCTGTTTCCAGATATCATTGAACTTATCGTTGGAGATGCAGGAGCCCATACCCAGAATGACGGGTTTGTTGTCTTCAGGGGATGCGGCGGTCTGGACGATGAAATTGGCTCCCTCAAAGAGTGGCTGACCTTGTTCATGAAGGAATTTGCCGTGGTATTCCGTATTGGCTTCCAGGCCTGTCACGGTAAATTGGACA
The sequence above is drawn from the Rubritalea squalenifaciens DSM 18772 genome and encodes:
- the rpsB gene encoding 30S ribosomal protein S2 is translated as MINELIQEMVDAGVHYGHQTRKWNPKMKPYLMKDKGGIYIINLEETVRCLDKASDFLTDIAGKGKKILFVGCKRQAQDAVKEAAEASGQFFVNHRWLGGTLTNLATIRRSVERLKYLEDIEKQPEFKAMSKKELAALSREREKLFRNLCGIRDMEKLPDAIVIVDSARETIAVAEARRLNIPVVAIVDSNADPSKVDYPIPGNDDAIRSIRILLQNLVDSIVVGAKG
- a CDS encoding MlaD family protein, with product MESADDGRMGLKEKRSETLVGLFVLVGLLALGGLILQFGKFSDKFKGEYTLFVEFKDASGLIEGSEVRMGGARVGKVINKPRLTDDLTVMVELSVDERVKLYKGSEFLIQSVTLLGDKMVVVVPPEIKSEQYYADGDFIMGGGAGGLDALQSDAESVARDARGLMKDARTSLLKVDAALDDIRAVAGRLSETLEKVNSEILDDQNTNNLRETFANLEQTSAKFKNASEQLDPVMQDLRGAITSVKNAADSADKTFASANEQIKKLEPALAEVPVAVSSLSDTAKKAGAFLDQASSTVGKLEEGDGLLGAITTDEEVGTDAKTFIKNLKRYGILGYKDDETKDDSDARKSRYRGPRR
- the leuD gene encoding 3-isopropylmalate dehydratase small subunit, whose product is MAIEAIKKVTGRAVPVPGADVDTDRIIPARFLKCVTFDDLAEGMFYDERFDADGNSKGHPIDAPEYQGASIMVVGPNFGCGSSREHAPQSIRRAGFNAIVGVSFAEIFFGNSTNLGMPCVGLSPEDNEKLMELVKANPEAELSLDMEKMEVSFAGQVFKAGMDEGAREALVSGKWDVIQELVDRNASIESTAEALPYV
- a CDS encoding mechanosensitive ion channel family protein, producing MEWWENLNVWYRSGVILVAGIFVHILIRVFLIRGLEKVAAATSNDLDDRLVYFIKRFYVLILLFVLFIMVLKNHGVEITPFLASAGIAGIAIGLAAKETLADILSGVFLIADRPIRIGDRIKIERPGKHWGGWGDVVEIGLRRTQIKNTDGVIVDYPNSILANSVITNFSYLDKPVRVRIRFQVSYDADLDQVAQVTKNAIHSTAGVIPDSADIVVRGLWSDEGGYQHAGILIEGRYFIPDVRLRTRIRSAVLSNLVSHLRQAKIPLAIQQLNLSKSE
- the tsf gene encoding translation elongation factor Ts: MAITASAVKELRDKTNAGMMECKKALTETNGDLDAAVKLLREKGIVKAGKRSDRETSEGIIAASVNTDSSAGVLVEVNCETDFVAKNENFTNFVEEVTGIIAEGAADSAEAALALTSGEGTVEDTLKAKFIELGEVIAVKRVTRFETAGTGSVASYIHMGGKVGVLIEVSCEKAETTSADTFQTLLKDITLHVAAANPAGLTRDDIDASVVEEENEINRKQLEAEGKPANIIDKILVGKINKFYSEQCLVEQAFVKDPDTSISKLLEAKGKELGDTLEIKRYARFSVGA
- a CDS encoding alkaline phosphatase D family protein is translated as MKTDNIAPITSRRSFLQKTALGAFSLPVLSSLAQAEELMKGKVVGPVLGHIDASTICCFVRAPKEGTIGLELKNSSGKTIQQLTAKAVQDNDLCVQFTVTGLEANTEYHGKFLHEQGQPLFEGANFIVQTAASPEDNKPVILGMGSCISNDKFNDIWKQAKAQKIEGFCLLGDSPYIDSNKLEKNRQRRRDFWTTLPALKSLAREIPFWNTWDDHDFGKNDSDGLMPKKENIRKAFIEYNALANYGENNAGIYTSFRRGPLEVWLIDDRWFSQTEPSWADPKQKTCIGKKQWEWLQQSLKASDAPFKLLCTGMVWYPKGNKEKDHWETYSAEREAIFQFIKKEKIAGVVLISGDIHVSRHHDYGKDRLGYPLHECVVSPMHSSVIKSLDVPHPAKVWSKPAPNVFMTVKADQKQAEFTWINMAGKKLYQFSLSAGELTQA
- a CDS encoding AEC family transporter; translation: MEHVWTVLQAAFPVYCIIGLGILLRKLKVLTEEMDKGLMLLVVHLLLPSLILVNIVGNEALMDVGLVAWAAGLGFVFVAGGFLVGYLSGGLLGLKKGGGKRTFAVSTGIQNYGYMAIPLMAALFPGGNGLGVLLTHNVGVELALWTVGIAMLTGELKPSLKMFLKGPIVAVVVALSVNWLGVSGSIPGSVTNVFTMLGNCAVPIALLTVGTTIYDLMQKASFDWRVSLGGTVVRLFVIPAMMIGAVAMLPVTLELKQVIIVQAAMPAAVFPIILARHYGGRPDVAVQVSVATNVLCVITMPLVVAAGIHFVL
- a CDS encoding ABC transporter ATP-binding protein produces the protein MPDREPLIRVENVHQRFGDNHVLRGVTMDVYEGETLLLLGGSGGGKSVLMKHFLGLLSPLEGKVWVKGTDISRMSERQLGPVRKMMGMMFQNGALFDSMTVGQNIAFPLLESGLKDEKEIERLVTESLEIVRLPGQEDKMPADLSGGMRKRVALARAIVDKPACVLYDEPHAGLDPITADSIDHLVKCLQRDHGMTNVIVTHEMRSVFRIADRIVFLKTGQIYWEGTPEELQASEDPELKNFVEGDSGGEW
- a CDS encoding alkaline phosphatase D family protein, whose product is MKRTLILFSTLVAGLQADEYKSALPENVDRPWASADMWTNPMEDWRLKDGRVFNTHSGGDRSVALLGVEVKAGKDFNASVKVSQVSEKIEGFGVVGLQLGRRGNFNDYRDTAVYGKGFDIGVTADGSLFIGKKFTETKKVNGALKDTTLAIDAKADGEFYQLTLVVKDAKGETLTSASRRVHGSWLEGGAALIAHGEKLLERPAEQAAPKAIAKNSQKRGGEFRFAFSDVQISGDSVKVHKDRTFGPVMWTQQTLTEEGNLRLVALMAPVGNGPRKVELHVDGKKVAEDEIDPKSRTVRFDTKVDTSKDHQYQVVYQQANGEEARYDGHVRKIPLKGTVKLAALSCNDSTGFPHNLLVDNVTAQKPDAITFLGDQIYEPIGGYGLVGARGDDRAVLSYLRKYYMHGWSWGGLLKDIPSVTIPDDHDVFHGNIWGDGARLADIKKYGFYGCQDFGGYKMDAEFVNVVHRTQTGNLPDGPKVKSNESGITDYFTSFVYAGIDFAVIADRQYKSPPRVLLPEAKIRNGWPQSDTWNPKTDGMNVENARLLGEKQMTFLKGWSETRPENAQFRAVLSASPWTCTSTLPPDIKDDAKVIFGGAPKPGEYPEGEVPRGDYDSNGWPQNRRNDALRLMAKAGAIHVNGDQHLGTTGQYGIDEFRDGPFWISTPATANLWPRRWFPNDKGGNWKEGMPRYTGDYIDGFGNKITMHAVNNMVDTEREPARLYDRAPGYAVISFDRDKDQVSLEAWHYWAGPQQAAPDNKPCPDWPVIIDNKTNKRVN